In Ananas comosus cultivar F153 linkage group 14, ASM154086v1, whole genome shotgun sequence, the genomic stretch CGATTGATGAATAGCACGTATAATCCTATGACATAGTTTATGCTGTACGAACCAAAAACACTCTTTATTCAGAAAAATAAATTCCTTGGTAAGCTAAATCAGACTAAGAACATGTTGCCTTTAATTATAACttatgaagttttttatatcaagaaagagaaaatatagGCCCATTCTTAGAACCATCATTGCATAGAACTGAGTAACAAAAAAAGGGCATAGATATTAAACAATGGTAAGCATGAACttaatttgtttttatcttATGTCAAATAATTAATAGACATGCCTATAAAATTATTGACGCAAGTAATATTAACAATGGTAAATTGTTTACGCTAGTCATTTATTCTaagaattcgagctagaatatttttagaagaatCACCGTCCTCCTTGGTGGCtataggtttttagccattggatctacttttgattactaatagtccatTGGATCAAACACATTCACTCCACACCTACCACCAtccatctcaacctcacatctcccATCAATgcgttaaaaatttaaaaataccaCTCCCCCTTGGTCgctttttgagagtattcttaTTCATTCCCAACTGCAGAAAGAGCTAATAAGAGCTATGCTCCTCCTTCGCTGCCATGCTTTCAGAAATGCCACATGTAATCATTAATTAGCTGCTCTGACCAAATTGCAATTCAAAATAAAGGCAAAAGAAAAGTGGGGGAAAAGATGACAGCAAATAGCTTGCATCGTTTCTTCACGTGgaattgtttcttttctttcttccttttttctttcaccCACCCTCCCACCCCCCTGTTCTGAAAGCTCAATGTTAAATGCTTATCTATATCACTTTTAATGGCATGTACTCCACAATTCTCTATTTAGCTAAGCCTAAGGTTTGGGTTTCCCCTCAAATGTTGGACAAGAACAAAAGGAATTATGAAACGCATACTTCCAACTTCCCAGGCAGGTGAAGTTTTTTGTTGTACTAAGTGTAATACTTTTACTTGCGGGTGGAAAGTTGGTGTCATGAGGAAATCACAGTTTGCTTTTGCTGTGATGCAACTGTCCCGAACAACTGGAGACTAACTTGCAACTCCTTTTTTTTGCAGGTTTAATTTCAGGCACACAATGGAAAGTTGTGGTggtacagagagagagggagatgagagagagaaagcagggAATTTTTTCTGCGAACGCAGGTTCAACTGCATGTCAGAAATAGATCAATTAACCCATTATTGGCAAACCCTGCCCCACCccttaaaacataaaattttcataatgcCCCAATTTGGATGTGATTGGTTTAATACCGGAGTTGTCCCCAAGTAATGAAgaaagtttataaattttcaatatttattacAGAAACATTCAATTAAATAAGGTTTGTCGGCTCTTTTGTCACCATTGCTTCAAATTCTGCTTTTCAACAGTACAAAATTAGGTTTTTTAGCGGAGCACCCCAATCTTGGGtcactataaaaattttagagtttTTAAATAACGACATTTTCAATTGAATCTTCCTGATGATTTTTAATAGCCATTACACCCTACTAAAGGTGCGTAtaattcttgtttgaaaatttataatgaATTAAAAACAGTTTTTATTAAAATGCCCCCGAATACTAATGacagtttttttaaatttttatgtttaagcATGTAAATATACGTGGTGGACAGGGTCCGGGCAAAGTTCCTCGATAGTGAGGTATGATTTGTGCGCAATAAAATGAAATGATCACATAGGAGGGGGAAGGTACAAAGTTTGATCATATCTGGGTGAATGCCAACTGATAcctttgcaaataatttttgatcattttatgtGTGGTTTAAATGCTCGAATCTTGGCTACCATCACACCCACAGTAGATTCTATCAAGTGTGTGTTCACCTGCACTGTCAACAACTGATATCTAACTCAGAACCCATGAGCAACAACCTGGCAGACAGTAAGCTCTTCGTGGATCCATgcgaattaatattttaaaaaatcaggTGGAATACGAAACAGTGGAATAAAGTCACTGATGAGTGAATCAAGTGCATTCAGTCTATACATTATTATGttaatcatttatttatttttaaacttaattatataattatatgtatatattattttaggatatggagctgaaatactatcaaaaGTAGTACCTAAGTTATTAGTGTTATTAGGTTTTTgatctttggatgaaaaaaactATTATGATTAGGCATGATGTGGCGCTCTTATAAAGGGTTGAATGAGTTATGTTATTTATTAGTGtaatctaataattgaaaatagttaaaagattaaatctaaGGCGGAAAACTTAGTCATGGGTTAAATCTAACCGGAAAATTTGATAGCGAACCAAACGGTTGGTGGCTAATTGATAGTATCGCAGCGATAATTACAGTAGttctgtgctctcaggagcaacGGAGGCCCTCCGGCTCCTAagtcatttttgatgatagaatttttcaaattgacaggatcggctctgttagacttgattctAACgtcatttgaagtttctagaaaataatttttcgccgctttttttatatcattacgTCTACAATcgaaaaggattcaaaatcaataattttaaccggttgaaaatgaaaattctataaaaagtggtgatatagcaactaagaattttcgatcagaaatatgaTCTTGTCTGTAAGATAGTAAAGAATTTGTAtcaatttcatctgatttgaatactctaTAACGTTAAACATTGAAAAGCGGCAAattatcaaccattaaaaattatttgattttgatcaTTTCGATCTATCTAATAAATGAAGTCAAatggaaaaattattttctgaaacTTCAAAATACGGCTAccatcaagtctaacggagccgaatcgtcgattcggaaattcatCATCTGCACGCTCAGgacacggagggctccgtgcttctgagagcacagcaacacactctatataatattatatatatatatataaaattatatatacaaatatatataatataattgagctagaatatacTATCGAtaagcaaacgggctccgttcgCCCACCCATTTATCGATGATAGACGCCCTCTAAATCAACGATCGAAACACCAGTATTCtatctcaattatatatatatatatatatatatatatatatatatatatatatatagtacagctcctacacttttaaaaatacagaggtattcttatttttaagttattttcggTGATAGAATATCTGATTTGATAATCAGCTCcataaaatatgatttatgttattagaattatttagaaatcaaattttataattattcaacattatttatcaagtgatcaaaaaataatctaacaactccatatataaataactgaaatttataaatatcatCTCCCAACTGCATgtaaccaaataaaatataatactattaatcacatatgaatagtatttattattaatttttaatctttggcTTCATAATTGTACTACCATTAAAGAGTAAACTCACTCTATACAGTCAAAAATTAGAAAGTAGAAAGCAAATGTTATTATTCTACTATCATAATATAACTACAGTATTCTTAATTACATTCATTCCAAACTATATTATGTTTATAATTATACCCAACCAAATTAACcttttttacattttgtagtcaatTTGGGGACAcattctatttctattttctgctcaaaaacaaaaacaaaatagctTTTACCATGTACTAatgttttataataaaataataaataaataaaaacttacACCTTCACATGGTTTGTTAACTGTTTAGGTGGTCAAACTCTGTCTACAGACATTGTCAGATTGGTCAGCCTTAAATCAACCTCATTTGTACCCTCttgatttgagtttaaatttaaaacaccctctctctctctctctctctctctctctctctctctcactcacaaAAAGATGTGAGGAATCTTCAAGTACATCATACTTATCTTTGcattactaattttttaaaataaattatagttacATAATCTTTGTACAatatttattaatcatttaaaatgaaaaggtTTAAGTTGTTTGGAGTTTTTCCATAGAACTCTTTCAATAACTGCAAAgaaatttacatatttacaCAGCTATTTTCAAAGCCAAGGattctttttgagaaaaaataacaTACTATTCGTGTCATTTATTTTttcgtaaaaataaatttagttgaaaatataaattaattaagattcgaatttaaaatttcgaacaccaaccatcatatcttttgccacttgcgggCGACCGGTAAAATAGATATTGTTTCAATAACCTTCGATTTACCTCCTTACGGTTTAGCTCAtgttaacttttttattatatgatttaaaaaactTAGCTATTTGGtaattctatttctatttttattgaaaaaatctACTGtcaaataaaatactaaaaaacttttgataatcataaaagaaaatagctgtgtaaaaatgtaaaaatgtaaattataaaataaaaattaactgtCTTGTAAAATTTACAGGACGAGTTATTGTAATATTGTAATGTAGCATGTGAATCCGCCGTTTTTTTACACAGCTATTTTCAAAGccaaagataaatatttttaaaacttttaactacaggatgataaaataaaaacgaGCCAAATTACAAAACAATTAGGCGTGATTTTTTGGAATTAAATAgtgggaaaataaaaattagttaaaCTAGGTATGATGTTTACCACTGACTTAGTTTTTTAATTCCTTTGTAGAACTATAATACATCCTCTAAGcacaggaaaaaagaaaaggactaCAAAATTACCTTAACTCCATATCATTTGTAGCATTAAGCCCTCACTCATTGCATGCATTTACTTTACTCTATTACTAAAATATTCGAACTTACTACtgcaaatatataaatatataagaagAGATTAATTAAACTCACCACTGAGTACATAAAACACAagattaagaaaaagaaaaagaaaaaagaaaaaagaaaaagaagatacaAAACCCTCCCATTTGCAATTAATTACTCATAAGCCcctaattatataatattaatataaataataattattattattattattactcctTTTTCTCACATCACACTACACGACTCCGCGTTCTCGTCGTCGAACATGTCGTACGACTCGTGCGGCGTCGCCACGGCGGAGCCGGCGCCGCCGTAGTACGGCGGCGGAGGGTAGGGCGCGTAGAGGTAGGCGTACGACGGTGACGGCAACGGTGGCGGCGACTCGGGCGCGGCCGCGTAGTAGTAGGCGTGGCTCGCGCTCGGCTGCGCCTGGTGGTAGCTCATCACCACGTACGGCGGCGCCGcgtgcggcggaggcggagggtaCGACGGTGAGTAGGAGTACAGGGCGTCGTGGTGGTgctgcggcggaggcggcggcggagcggcggcggcggcgggggcggcggaggggggAGGAGTCTCCTTCTGGGGCTTCTTCCCCTTCTTCGCCTCGGCGCCGCCGCTAGGTTTCCCTTCTTCctgcgccgccgcggcgccggGGGGCGGGGCTGGGGCGGCTAGGGTTTCGGGAGGTGCGGTGTTGGGTTTCTGCGAGCTCTCTTTCGCGGGTTGTTGCTTCTTTGAGTCGCCACCCTTCTTGGGCTCCGGAGCTTTGGGATCCGGGGCGGCGGGAGCGGCGGCGTCGCCGGAGGGCTTGGGCTTCGCCTTCCCCTTCGTCGCGGTCTTCGTTTCCGAGCTCTCCAATGGCGCAACGGGATCTTGGTTTTGCTCCTTATTCTTGCTAGGGCtttgggcggcggcggcgctcggctTCGTCTCCGGGGGGACGAGCTCGGCCTGCTTGCCGCAGCTGTGGAGGCGGCGGATTAGGGTTCCGGGGTCGACGTTCCCGGTCACCGTCACCTTGTGCTGGAGCGCGTCCACGTCGCACTTGTACACGCCTACgaggtgttcgacgaaatgccccaACCAAAAAGAACATCAAGTAAGTTACAAAGGAGAAGTTTTTACAATCATTCCATAACTAAAAGAGAGGCCACACAACTCCACACTCTCCGCTGTTAATTACTAATGAGATAAACATTTTTATCAACTATTAaacttaaaactaaatttcacaaaatctttgatttattttaaatcaaaacaaTCAAAAAGTTATACAAAATGCACAATAGCTTATAGTTAAAGGGGTTGTCATGCAATTTTTCACCTGGAAAAtctgaagaaagagaaagaagtgGGCATGTGCATAAACGTACCTTCCATGTGTTGGAGgatcttcttcaccttcttcttgcATCCCTGGCAATGGATGGACACCTTCAACACAAAAGTCTACACCAAAacccaaacaaagaaaaaagaaaacacccACAAAAACAAATTAATGGTCGTGTATAGATACTAAATAGAAGAGCTTTagagccctagagagagagacagagagagagagagagagcaccttATATTGTAATGGTTCTGTTGCTGCTTCACCTGAAGCCATTTATAGAAGTGTTAAGTTCACAAGAAAGAGGGGAAGGAGATGGAATGAGTGCTTGTATTACACTAGAGATGGAGAAATGGGTgttggttgagagagagagagagagagagagagagagagagagagagaggtaggcGAAGGTGGTTTTGAGgagaaaacacacacacacacacgcgcacacgcacacacacacactttaAGAAGGTGGGTGTGAGAGGGGTTTTTAGAGGCCAATTAAGCCATCCTTTATAATGGCAAACATGGCCCCCCTACTTTCACTAAAATCAcaacctttattttttataaaattaatataaaatttatcctaACTATAAACCATTCTGATATAACTATctaatctattaaaattttgattttaaagttaaaaagtttATAAGTTAGATAGCTCAATCGAAATAGGTGATAGTTGAGATAgatgctatatatattttaacttattttttaaaaaaaaaaagatttgcgGCTAGGGGGTTTTTGTGTTAAATTGTTAATAAATAAAGCTCAATCAATATTAAAATGGCCCCCATTTTCAATCTTTGTTTAGGATGGTGACTTGACACCCacttatatttgtaaaattgtTGGATTATTAGGGTTTAAATGGAGTTACATTTGGATTTTGGTTGCTGTTTATGGCAAATTTTTACAACAACTTTTGGAGGATGATCATGAGTACACCTCGTTCCTTACATGGAATCTCAAATTGATATCTTGATAGGAAACACTTCAAGAGATAATTAAGTTGATGGTAAACATTTTGAGCTTGGGTTCTCATTATCATGCGTGCGTTTGTAGGTTAAATGTTACACATTGAGCTTATTTAGGATCTAGTTAGTCCTACCGTACCGTATGGTGTAATGATGATTAACAAAGTGTTGTTTGATATATTCTCCTTAGGAGAATGATGATTTTAAAGTCTCGTTAACAACCTTTCTTCAGTAGTAAAATTAGAAACATCCATAGTTTTAAGATAGTGCTTCAATTTTTAGATTTCAAAGTAGGTTTGTAATACTTTGTTTCGAGTAATAATTGCAGCTAGAAATAGAAGCAGAGGCAAGCAGGCTTAAAGAATATTCTTAAAAGCATTGATAGATAATTACAATTTTCACACATCTGATACACATTGTGACTCACGTAGTAACAGTGAGTATGTGTGCGAATTTTGAAAACACATACATGAAAATGTGAAAGCatctattgttgttgttgttgttgttgttgttgttctttttcttttttttttttaagtatgcTTATTTAGTTCCTACGAAGAAGTAGGAGAATACAAGTATCTTGTTGAGCCTCAGTGGCATGTATATTCTACCACCAATAGCTTTCCCTCACCAAAattttcatgcatgcatgaactAAGGGGCAAGGGCCATATAAACATAGTCATTTTTTTTCAGGTATCCTTTATAACATCAAAAGCATCACGCTTTTCTATTTGTCATATACTTTGCTACGAATACTTGTTActgaaaatagaaatagaaacagaAGACATGTGAGAGTTCAGTGATATTGGTTGGTTCAGTTTTGGATCGATCGAGCTCGAGCCAAATGTTTGAACGTCTATTTCGAGTGATCCCCAATCCGGTCCTACCCAGTCATTTCAAAATTGCAATTACACTACTTGTCAAACTCGTTAaactatctatatatctatgaGATAAGATTGTTGACTCATGCGTATGACCAAATCAAAGAAAAagatggtgtatatatatatatatatatatatagagcagggctgctgtgctctcaggagcacggaggccttcgtgctcttgagccgttttcgatgattgaattttcaaatcaacgatcggctccgttagacttgatctagcgcatttgaagtttctagaaaataatttttgctattttttgatatcatttacctagtgatcgaaaggattcaaaattcataatttttaatggttgatatctgccgttttcaaagTTCAACGATGTAGAAGGTagttcaaatcagatgaaattgaTCACAAAAAGCTTTATACTAATTATAACAATGATCAAGTATTTCGTGATCGACCCGAAGCATCTTTAAGTGCATGATAGCGTCCCACTCTGtttataagaaatttttacTTTCTCGCAACTCGTTAGACATTAGGATTTTCGAATCTCTTTTGATTTGCTAAAAGACATAAATACCTATCCggagaaattacaaaaattattttctaaaaaaacttcaaatacgcctTTATCAAGTTTAACAGTAGCCAGACGTGTGATTGCGTCGGGAAAACTCCATCAATTGCGGAAACGGCgctcaagagcacggaggccccTGCTCGCTGGAGAGCACAGCAACCCTGGCCTCTACTATACCACTAGTATAGGAGATAATAAataggttatatatatatatatatatattgagttgagctatgatacttttacaagtatcaccatcatggtgctattaggttttaagccattggatctactttttgattattaatagcccttggattaaacactattccacctaccaccgcCTACCACTATCatttcaacctcacatctctccatccaaaagctaaaaacacacaagtatcattcccatgatacttttacaagtattctagccctactcatatatattatagggCACATTCATTATTTTGGCGGCTCCACGGCTATGTAAGAGGTAAATTATGTAGTAAACTCTTTGACCCATGCAACTCTTAAAGAGTCAATTTGCTCgtgtgtttctctctctagagtgttagagagagaagagagagggtgTTGTTGTTTTGTAGTGTGATTATGTTGTGAACTCATttgctttaaaataataaagaaccaaataaattagatttcATTTAGTTATCGGATATGTTCTTTTGTCTCTGTTTTAGACTCAATTTCGATTGATTGAATACACGATACATCTATATAGTTTATGCTGTAACCGAAAAAAAACACTCTTTtattcagaaaaagaaaatcctTGTAAGCTAATCAGACAAGAACATTTGCCTTTAATATAACttatgaagttttttatatccaaaaagagaaaattatagCCATTCTTAGAAGCCATCTATTGCATAGAACTTGAGGTAACAAAAAAGGGATAGATATAAACAATGGTAAGCATGAacttaatttgtttttctttatgtcaaaataattaaagacaTGCTATAAAATTATTACCAAGTATATTAACAGTAAATTGTTTACTCATTATtctagaattgagctagaatatttttagaagaatCACCctcttggtgctattaggtttttagcccttggatctactatttgattactaatagccattggatcaaatactattccacctaccaccatcatctcaaccctacagcTCTCcattcaatggttaaaaatttaaaaataccactcccttggtgcttttgagagtattcttaTTCTATTCCCAACTGCAGAAAGAGCTTAATAAAAGAGCTATCTCCTCCTTGCTGTATGCTTTCAGAAAAGCCACTGTAATGCATTAATTAGCTGCTCTGACAAATGCAAGtttcaaaagaaataaagcaaaagaaaagtgGGGAAAAGATGACAGGAAATAGCTTGCATGGTTTCTTAACTTggattgttttcttttcttttcttcttttttctttccccccccccccccccccccctgtTCCTGGAAAGCTCACTTTAATGCTTTTATATATCATTTATCATGTACTCCACTAATTCTCTATTTAGCTAAGCTAAGTTTGGCTTTCTCAAATGTGGACAAAACAAAAGGAATATGAGCATACATATTCCAACTTCCCAGCAGGTGAAGTTTTTTGTTGTATAATGTAATACTTTTACTTGGGGTGGAAAATGTGTGTTCATGGAAATCACAGTTGCTTTGCTTGTGATGCACTGTCCCTGAACAACTGGAGTACTAACTTGCACCTTTTTTTGGCAGGTTTAATTTCAAGGACAATGAAAGTTGTGGTGgtacagagagagggagagagagagagaagcagggAAAATTTTTTCTGAACCAGGTTCACCATGTCAGAAAAGAATCAATTAACCCATTATTGCCAACCCTGCACCccttaaaacataaatttaatgCATTGGATGTGATTGTTAATATCGGAGTGGTCCACGTATGAGaagttataaattttcaatatttattacAGAAACATCAATTAATAAGGTTTGGTCGGCTCTTTTGCCATTGCTTTCAATCTGCTTTCAACAGTAATTAGTTTAGCGGAGCATCTGGTCACATAAaaatttagagtttaaaaacagaCATTTCAATTGAATCTTCTGATATTTTAATACATTACACCCTACTAGGTGCGTATAGattcttgtttgaaaatttaatgATTAAAACAGTTTTATATTGCAATCTaacagtttaaatttttatttttaagcagGTATATATACGTGGTGGACAGGGTCCGGGCAACAGTTCCTCGAATACGTGAGGTATGATTGTGCATCAAAATGAAATGATCACATAGGAGGGGGGAAGGTACAAAGTTTTGATCATATCTGGGTGAATGCACTGATACCCCTTTGCAAATAATTTTGATCATTTATGTGTGGTTTAAATGCTCGAATCTTGTACCCATCACACCACGTAGATCTGATCAGTGTGTGTTCACTCACTGTCCTTCTAACTCAGACCCATGAGCCCCACAACCTGGCAGACAGTAAGCTCTCGTGATCCATgcgaattaatattttaaaaatcaggtCGAATAACGAAACAGTGGATCAATCACTGATGAGTGAATCAGTGGCATCAGTCTAACATTATTAATGTttaatcatttattatttttaaattaattatataattatatgtatatattattttaggatatggactgaaatactatcaatagtaccaagttattagtgttattaggtttttgatctttggatgaaaaaatatatgattagcATGATGTGGGCTCTATAGGGTTGAatgagttatttatttattagtgtaatctaatgaatgaaaatagttaaaagattaaatctaacggcggaaaacttagtcatgggattaaatctaacggcggaaaatttgatagcaccaaacggttggtgctattgatagtatcccagccggactaatATAGAGTAgggttgctgtgctctcaggagcacggaggcctccgtgctcctaagtcatttttgatgatagaattttcaaattgacgatcggctctgttagacttgatctaacgtatttgaagtttctagaaaataatttttgcgctttttttatatcatttacctagcaatcgaaaggattcaaaatcaataatttttaacggttgaaaataaaaattctataaaaagtggtgatatagcactaaaattttcgatcagaaatattgatcttgttgtagatagtataaagaattttgtatcaaaatttcatctgatttgaatacttctataccgttaaacttgaaaacggcaaatatcaaccattaaaaattattgattttgaatcatttcgatcactagataaatgatatcaaaaaattggaaaaattattttctagaaacttcaaatacgctagatcaagtctaactccgtgcttctga encodes the following:
- the LOC109720829 gene encoding heavy metal-associated isoprenylated plant protein 35-like, translating into MASGEAATEPLQYKTFVLKVSIHCQGCKKKVKKILQHMEGVYKCDVDALQHKVTVTGNVDPGTLIRRLHSCGKQAELVPPETKPSAAAAQSPSKNKEQNQDPVAPLESSETKTATKGKAKPKPSGDAAAPAAPDPKAPEPKKGGDSKKQQPAKESSQKPNTAPPETLAAPAPPPGAAAAQEEGKPSGGAEAKKGKKPQKETPPPSAAPAAAAAPPPPPPQHHHDALYSYSPSYPPPPPHAAPPYVVMSYHQAQPSASHAYYYAAAPESPPPLPSPSYAYLYAPYPPPPYYGGAGSAVATPHESYDMFDDENAESCSVM